One window of Akkermansia biwaensis genomic DNA carries:
- a CDS encoding DUF4105 domain-containing protein, translating to MNLSSLRRAGLAAARILMYAAWFGVAFWAAGVVFYNVWGGVVLVWLYAAGMACAFAFRKRYPAAWWFSWGILLLLLVYYLCIPATNDKEWQPSWSRLPSVEINGNEVVVTNVRSFIYRTEQDFDARYVTRRFDLDKLSTLDFAVSHWDGMEFVAHTMLSFGFEDGKHLALSAETRLPEGVEQGTVPGLYKQFNIIYILADEEDLFALRTTYRKEDMYLYRINIGRDDLKKAFLGFVEKINGFHSRPRYYNTVTANCTTELVDTFKDYLGVRRWQWTPLFNGMCDQDAYDRGELLHLPGESFQELKKRSFLGHGREGEGWDRLRRRWEEGWNADQAAAVRE from the coding sequence ATGAACCTGTCCTCCCTGCGCCGTGCCGGACTGGCAGCCGCCCGCATCCTGATGTATGCGGCATGGTTCGGCGTGGCTTTCTGGGCGGCGGGCGTGGTATTTTACAACGTATGGGGCGGCGTCGTGCTGGTGTGGCTGTACGCGGCTGGAATGGCCTGCGCCTTTGCCTTCCGGAAACGGTACCCGGCTGCCTGGTGGTTCTCCTGGGGAATTCTGCTCCTTCTTCTGGTATATTACCTGTGCATCCCGGCCACGAACGACAAGGAATGGCAACCCTCCTGGAGCCGCCTTCCTTCCGTGGAAATCAATGGAAATGAAGTGGTCGTGACAAATGTGCGCAGCTTCATCTACCGCACGGAGCAGGACTTTGATGCGCGCTATGTCACGCGCCGTTTCGACCTGGACAAACTCTCCACGCTGGACTTTGCCGTCAGCCACTGGGACGGGATGGAATTTGTGGCGCACACCATGCTCTCCTTCGGCTTTGAGGACGGGAAGCACCTGGCCCTTTCCGCAGAAACGCGCCTGCCTGAGGGAGTGGAGCAGGGAACCGTGCCGGGGCTCTACAAGCAATTCAATATCATCTACATCCTGGCGGACGAGGAAGACCTCTTCGCCCTGCGCACTACCTACAGGAAGGAAGACATGTACCTGTACCGGATCAACATCGGCAGGGACGACCTGAAAAAGGCCTTTCTGGGCTTTGTGGAAAAAATCAACGGCTTCCACTCCCGGCCGCGGTACTACAACACCGTAACGGCCAACTGCACGACGGAACTGGTGGATACCTTCAAGGACTACCTGGGCGTGCGCCGCTGGCAATGGACTCCCCTTTTCAACGGCATGTGCGACCAGGATGCCTATGACCGCGGAGAACTCCTCCACCTCCCCGGCGAAAGCTTTCAGGAACTCAAAAAACGCTCCTTTCTGGGCCATGGCCGGGAAGGGGAGGGCTGGGACCGGCTCCGCCGCCGCTGGGAGGAAGGATGGAATGCGGATCAAGCCGCTGCGGTCAGAGAGTAG
- the pheT gene encoding phenylalanine--tRNA ligase subunit beta codes for MKISLNWLSQYIDLAGLSVDEMSDMLTFAGIEVEDIRQQGVDSPLVVVARVASAEQHPQADRLKVCQVDVGDGTLHQIVCGAQNYKAGDKVPCALPGAVLPGNVEIKVGKLRGVESRGMLCSASELGLPDKEHGLWILPQELEVGMPISQVVKADTIVEVEVTPNRPDLLSHNGMAFELAAISGREYKPVPIDDAQVELEPAGDFVRLDQPEINPYYTAVKISGVKVKESPEWLKERLVAIGLRPINNIVDITNFVLHEQGTPLHAFDAARVQGGIVTRTAYEGETIKALDGQEYTLNCTDLVVADQSGKALAIGGVMGGEESGVTQSTMDIILESAWFKPSAVRATSRRLALSSDSSYRFERGTSAWNTLRGSVRAVELILELAGGTASPTYVAGKPAPNPAHAAIPFCGTPDGPTSVFASLKQGKGATVENELGFVRLPWAELDQISGGAIPHEEGARILTALGLSPVAEIAGKEVESEYWLVPPHRLDLTRACDLLEEIVRVFGLDGIPSRFRGPFVAESAVDLAYNFQMGLRRKLAALGFYETQTIKLIASESADGAIAQVKDALPVRPLQEGDIIRVALPLSEDHSVLRPAHTPGLIAAAVRNSNQGASVLRFFELGRVFRNTGGGKGRDIETDTLGILIAGDRSPRSWAAPRPEQSSFEDLLAVMEVLAPGHSFTLTPARPREQAALGADVQLDGKACGYFARLSLSRCRELGLDKPVYVAELDLRKMQEILTAPVKAADLPQFPGSSRDAAMELPLSTPNADIVKAIEAAREKLLVSYSCFDVFTDPSGQKLPADRKSIAYTFLYRDPAKTLTAAEVDAAHQRVLKSLTDKVKGLSFR; via the coding sequence ATGAAAATTTCCCTTAATTGGCTTTCCCAGTACATTGACCTGGCCGGTCTGAGCGTGGACGAAATGTCGGACATGCTGACCTTTGCCGGGATTGAGGTGGAAGACATCCGCCAGCAGGGCGTGGATTCCCCCCTGGTGGTAGTGGCGCGCGTGGCCTCCGCCGAACAGCACCCTCAGGCGGACCGCCTGAAAGTCTGCCAGGTGGACGTGGGCGACGGCACGCTGCACCAGATCGTGTGCGGAGCGCAGAACTACAAGGCGGGCGACAAGGTTCCCTGCGCCCTGCCGGGCGCGGTTCTTCCGGGCAACGTTGAAATCAAGGTGGGCAAGCTGCGCGGCGTGGAATCCCGCGGCATGCTGTGTTCCGCCTCCGAGCTGGGGCTGCCGGACAAGGAGCACGGCCTCTGGATACTGCCGCAGGAGCTGGAAGTGGGCATGCCCATCTCCCAGGTCGTGAAAGCGGATACCATCGTGGAAGTGGAAGTGACGCCCAACCGTCCGGACCTGCTCTCCCACAACGGCATGGCCTTTGAACTGGCCGCCATCTCCGGCCGCGAATACAAGCCCGTCCCGATCGACGACGCCCAGGTGGAGCTGGAACCCGCCGGGGACTTCGTCCGTCTGGACCAGCCGGAAATCAACCCGTACTACACCGCCGTGAAAATCAGCGGCGTGAAGGTGAAGGAAAGCCCGGAATGGCTGAAGGAGCGGCTGGTCGCCATCGGACTGCGCCCCATCAACAACATTGTGGACATCACCAACTTCGTCCTGCATGAACAGGGAACCCCTCTTCATGCGTTTGACGCGGCCAGGGTGCAGGGCGGCATCGTCACCCGCACCGCCTATGAAGGGGAAACCATCAAGGCTCTGGACGGCCAGGAGTACACGCTCAACTGTACGGATCTGGTCGTGGCGGACCAGTCCGGCAAGGCGCTTGCCATCGGCGGTGTGATGGGCGGGGAGGAAAGCGGCGTGACCCAGTCCACCATGGACATCATTCTGGAATCCGCCTGGTTCAAGCCCTCCGCCGTGCGCGCCACGTCGCGCAGGCTGGCCCTGTCTTCCGACTCCTCCTACCGTTTTGAACGAGGCACGTCCGCGTGGAATACGCTGCGTGGTTCCGTGCGTGCCGTGGAGCTTATCCTGGAATTGGCGGGCGGCACGGCTTCCCCCACGTATGTGGCCGGAAAACCGGCGCCGAACCCCGCCCACGCCGCCATTCCCTTCTGCGGGACTCCGGACGGCCCCACCTCCGTATTCGCCTCCCTGAAGCAGGGCAAGGGCGCCACGGTGGAAAACGAGCTTGGCTTTGTCCGCCTGCCCTGGGCGGAACTGGACCAGATTTCCGGCGGCGCCATCCCGCATGAGGAGGGCGCGCGCATCCTGACGGCCCTGGGGCTGAGTCCCGTGGCGGAAATCGCCGGAAAAGAGGTGGAATCCGAATACTGGCTGGTTCCTCCGCATCGGCTGGACCTCACCCGCGCCTGCGACCTTCTGGAAGAAATCGTGCGCGTGTTCGGCCTGGACGGCATCCCCTCCCGGTTCCGGGGCCCCTTCGTGGCGGAATCCGCCGTGGACCTGGCCTACAACTTCCAGATGGGCCTGCGCCGGAAGCTGGCCGCCCTGGGGTTTTATGAAACCCAGACCATCAAGCTCATCGCTTCCGAATCCGCGGACGGCGCCATCGCCCAGGTGAAGGACGCCCTGCCGGTACGCCCCCTTCAGGAAGGCGACATCATCCGCGTGGCCCTTCCGCTCAGCGAAGACCATTCCGTCCTGCGCCCGGCGCACACGCCCGGCCTGATTGCCGCCGCCGTGCGCAACAGCAACCAGGGCGCTTCCGTGCTGCGCTTCTTTGAACTGGGCCGCGTATTCCGCAACACGGGCGGCGGCAAGGGCAGGGACATTGAAACGGACACGCTCGGCATTTTGATCGCGGGGGACAGGTCGCCCCGCTCCTGGGCGGCCCCCAGGCCGGAACAGTCATCCTTTGAAGACCTGCTGGCCGTGATGGAAGTTCTGGCCCCCGGGCACTCCTTCACGCTGACTCCCGCCAGGCCCCGCGAACAGGCGGCCCTGGGTGCGGACGTGCAGCTGGACGGCAAGGCCTGCGGCTACTTCGCCCGGCTCTCCCTGTCCCGATGCCGGGAACTGGGACTGGACAAGCCCGTATACGTGGCGGAACTGGACCTGCGCAAGATGCAGGAAATACTGACCGCTCCCGTCAAAGCCGCCGACCTGCCGCAGTTCCCCGGCTCCTCCCGCGACGCCGCCATGGAGCTGCCCCTGTCCACGCCGAACGCGGACATTGTGAAAGCCATTGAAGCCGCCAGGGAAAAACTGCTCGTCAGCTACTCCTGCTTTGACGTATTTACGGACCCCTCCGGACAGAAGCTGCCCGCGGACCGCAAATCCATCGCCTACACCTTCCTGTACCGGGACCCGGCCAAGACCCTGACCGCCGCGGAAGTGGACGCCGCGCACCAGCGCGTGTTGAAATCCCTGACGGACAAGGTGAAAGGTCTTTCCTTCAGATAA
- the pheS gene encoding phenylalanine--tRNA ligase subunit alpha, producing the protein MKEEIVRIQRDALARIAQVSDRRGVEDARVAILGKKGELTLAQTGMKDVPREEKPAVGQLLNDARKAITEALDAKLVEVQARADREAVAGVDLTLPARSLPLGGLHPLTIVRDEAIGILRRMGFALADGPEIEDEFHCFDALNTPADHPARNEKDTFYFDSGKLLRTHTSTVQIRSMEKQLPPVRVIAPGSAYRRDEIDATHLSAFNQLEGLYVDTDVSVGDLKGTLEYFLRALFGSDTEVRFRPHFFPFTEPSFEIDVKLKAAGQEPRWVEIAGCGMVDPNVFEAVDRERGLEPGVRACYAGLTGFAFGIGLDRLAMIRWGIRDIRALIENDVRFLAQFQ; encoded by the coding sequence ATGAAGGAAGAGATCGTACGCATTCAACGGGACGCTCTGGCGCGCATCGCCCAGGTGTCTGACAGGCGCGGCGTGGAAGACGCCCGCGTCGCCATCCTCGGCAAAAAAGGGGAACTGACCCTGGCCCAGACGGGCATGAAGGACGTGCCCCGAGAGGAAAAGCCCGCCGTAGGCCAGCTGCTCAACGACGCCCGCAAGGCGATTACCGAAGCGCTGGACGCCAAGCTGGTGGAAGTCCAGGCCCGGGCGGACAGGGAGGCCGTTGCCGGCGTGGATCTGACCCTGCCTGCGCGTTCCCTCCCTCTGGGAGGCCTGCATCCGCTGACCATCGTCCGGGACGAGGCCATCGGCATTCTGCGCCGCATGGGGTTCGCGCTGGCGGATGGCCCGGAAATCGAGGACGAGTTCCATTGCTTTGACGCCCTGAACACCCCGGCGGACCACCCGGCCCGCAATGAAAAGGACACGTTTTACTTTGATTCCGGCAAGCTGCTGCGCACGCATACCTCCACCGTTCAGATCCGCTCGATGGAAAAGCAGCTTCCCCCCGTGCGCGTGATTGCTCCCGGCTCCGCCTACCGCCGGGACGAGATCGACGCCACGCACCTTTCCGCCTTCAACCAGCTTGAAGGGCTGTATGTGGACACGGACGTTTCCGTCGGCGACCTCAAGGGAACGCTGGAATACTTCCTGCGCGCCCTCTTCGGTTCCGATACGGAAGTCCGCTTCCGCCCCCATTTCTTCCCGTTCACGGAACCCAGCTTCGAAATCGACGTGAAGCTGAAGGCGGCGGGGCAGGAGCCCCGCTGGGTGGAAATCGCGGGCTGCGGCATGGTGGACCCGAACGTCTTTGAAGCCGTGGACCGCGAACGCGGGCTGGAGCCCGGCGTGCGCGCCTGTTATGCGGGGCTGACCGGGTTCGCCTTCGGCATCGGCCTGGACCGCCTGGCCATGATCCGCTGGGGTATCCGGGACATCCGCGCCCTGATTGAAAACGATGTGCGTTTCCTCGCCCAATTCCAATAA
- a CDS encoding CynX/NimT family MFS transporter has protein sequence MKGKILLLAAFLIVCFNLRTGFDSPDPLLGTIEKDMGLSLENSGLFALLPVFVLGVAAPISPRVARWMTPWKIIFWFQLLAVAGIFWRSWDGVAGLYGGMVLMGLGMGIAGAAIPGLIKHQFPDHASAMMGVYSAMIGVGSAVASGLSVPISNMLGGWRFGLGVWIIPILLGMLVWGAYFLKHPVGMLPSDPASSGHNLLRSSKAWQVTIFYLSRVGAAYFFYTWIPIFLRQRGMSYMDAGFILSVAMFAQLPATLSAHALEKATGGRGLLIVMAMALAALSCWGILYLPLDWALWMAILFGLATGTVFSRGMALMVERARTPSESIRLSGMSQGIGFTMGALLSLFFTTFLHQGGSFLPFCLVYTFFCVLGMISGRMSAQPGYV, from the coding sequence ATGAAAGGCAAAATACTGTTGCTGGCGGCTTTTCTGATTGTCTGCTTCAACCTGCGCACCGGGTTTGATTCTCCCGATCCTCTGTTGGGGACAATTGAAAAGGATATGGGGCTTTCCCTGGAGAATTCAGGGTTGTTTGCCCTGCTGCCCGTGTTTGTGCTGGGCGTGGCGGCTCCCATTTCTCCGCGCGTCGCGCGCTGGATGACGCCGTGGAAAATCATTTTCTGGTTCCAGCTTCTGGCCGTGGCCGGGATTTTCTGGCGCAGCTGGGACGGCGTGGCGGGCCTGTACGGCGGCATGGTTCTGATGGGGCTGGGCATGGGGATTGCCGGAGCGGCCATTCCCGGGTTGATCAAGCACCAGTTCCCGGACCACGCTTCCGCCATGATGGGCGTTTACAGCGCGATGATCGGCGTGGGGAGCGCCGTGGCCTCCGGCTTGTCCGTACCCATCTCCAACATGCTGGGAGGGTGGCGCTTCGGCCTGGGAGTGTGGATTATTCCCATTCTGCTGGGAATGCTGGTATGGGGCGCCTACTTCCTCAAGCATCCGGTCGGCATGCTCCCGAGCGATCCGGCGTCTTCCGGACACAACCTGCTGCGCAGCAGCAAGGCATGGCAGGTCACCATCTTTTATTTGAGCCGCGTGGGGGCGGCCTACTTCTTTTATACCTGGATTCCGATTTTCCTGCGACAGCGCGGCATGAGCTACATGGACGCTGGGTTCATTCTTTCCGTAGCCATGTTCGCCCAGCTGCCCGCCACGCTTTCCGCGCACGCGCTGGAGAAGGCCACGGGAGGCCGGGGCCTGCTTATCGTGATGGCCATGGCACTGGCGGCCCTTTCCTGCTGGGGTATTCTTTATCTTCCGCTGGACTGGGCTCTCTGGATGGCTATTCTGTTCGGCCTGGCGACGGGAACCGTGTTCAGCCGCGGGATGGCTCTGATGGTGGAACGCGCCCGGACTCCTTCCGAGTCAATCAGGCTTTCCGGCATGTCCCAGGGCATCGGTTTTACCATGGGAGCCCTTCTGAGCCTGTTCTTCACCACCTTTCTGCATCAGGGTGGCTCCTTCCTGCCGTTCTGCCTGGTTTATACCTTTTTCTGCGTACTCGGCATGATTTCCGGACGCATGTCCGCCCAGCCGGGATACGTGTAA
- a CDS encoding DUF417 family protein has translation MFTSHSSPEKCLHYAEQLQKLGINFIRVAIFVVFAWIGGLKAFQYEADGIVPFVANSPMMSFFYNKEAPEYKQHMNKEGAVVPENIAWHKENNTYGFSYGLGVLIVSIGTLVLLGLFFPKVGLAGDCLAIIMTFGTLSFLITTPETWVPDLGGPNHGFPYLSGAGRLVIKDIVIMAGAVTLLGTDIKRILKARLGCTTGEKSCCCRND, from the coding sequence ATGTTTACTTCACATTCATCTCCTGAAAAATGCCTTCATTATGCCGAACAATTGCAGAAACTGGGCATCAATTTCATCAGAGTGGCCATTTTTGTCGTGTTCGCGTGGATCGGCGGACTCAAGGCCTTTCAATATGAAGCGGACGGCATCGTTCCCTTTGTCGCCAACAGCCCGATGATGAGCTTTTTCTACAACAAGGAGGCTCCGGAATACAAGCAGCACATGAACAAGGAAGGCGCCGTGGTGCCGGAAAACATTGCCTGGCACAAGGAGAACAACACCTACGGGTTTTCCTACGGGCTGGGGGTTCTGATCGTTTCCATCGGCACGCTGGTGCTGCTGGGCCTTTTCTTCCCGAAGGTGGGCCTGGCGGGAGACTGCCTGGCGATCATCATGACTTTCGGCACTCTGTCCTTCCTCATCACCACGCCGGAAACATGGGTGCCCGACCTTGGAGGCCCGAACCACGGCTTCCCCTACCTGAGCGGAGCCGGACGCCTGGTGATCAAGGATATTGTCATCATGGCCGGCGCGGTCACGCTGCTGGGAACGGATATCAAGCGCATTCTGAAAGCGCGCCTCGGCTGTACGACTGGTGAAAAATCCTGCTGCTGCCGGAACGACTAA
- a CDS encoding M60 family metallopeptidase has translation MMLSQLFKKGCLLLAVCGWLGGGVLPAQEVQQPPITEEGLKALDSNVFTNEFMVALKPAVNRDRIAKIRDPFVRRIAQQMADKKYDSKSRTMLAEPYEPVKDLADRLRTSQYSKFENPTGIFFEEGEDVLVIMGDPKDEKLSLVIQNFGRGGGRSSYPLKAGVNIFKAKNKGLGYIEYFTPNYKKAGKVKVSIPSGKVNGVFVGGVHKNSDWKKMLENSPTEVIDIVGSRVHLVYPVEELRQVCPDKGEELIALYDRIIGMEQQIMGLYKYKMLPKNRMFGRVIWQGFMHADGTGAAFHNGTMKEVANPDKIPGSAWGIAHEFGHVNQVRPAMKWVSTGEVTNNIYSAYVNYMLNPTSMRLEHERINGGDGNMIGGRFNAYLNNGIVKGENWLIQAGPDKRSGGDNRPMVHDHFVKLAPLWQLELYFKVAGKGNPDFYPDIFYKAIKMDTAGKKDGELQLAFMKNACDVSKQDLTDFFRKTGMLKPIDQELDDYTCARMTITEADCRNLVAYARKYKKPESPVIYYISVNSVEAYKNRLAVRGSYNQGITEQGNRRIISHDVWKNVVVFETYKDNELVRATMVGTDSKDNSSTTVTYPEGSTRIEAVSWDGKRTLVYGKRPAK, from the coding sequence ATGATGCTTTCACAGCTTTTCAAAAAAGGGTGTCTTCTGCTGGCCGTCTGCGGATGGCTGGGGGGCGGCGTGCTCCCGGCCCAGGAGGTTCAGCAACCCCCCATTACGGAAGAAGGTCTGAAGGCGCTGGATTCCAATGTCTTCACGAATGAATTCATGGTGGCGCTGAAGCCCGCCGTGAACCGTGACCGGATTGCGAAAATCCGCGACCCCTTCGTGCGCCGGATCGCCCAGCAGATGGCGGACAAGAAGTACGACAGCAAGTCCCGCACCATGCTGGCGGAACCGTACGAACCGGTGAAGGACCTGGCGGACCGCCTGCGCACCAGCCAGTACAGCAAATTTGAAAACCCCACGGGCATTTTCTTTGAAGAAGGAGAGGACGTGCTGGTCATCATGGGAGACCCCAAGGATGAAAAGCTTTCCCTGGTCATCCAGAACTTCGGGCGCGGCGGAGGCCGCAGTTCCTACCCGCTGAAGGCGGGCGTCAACATTTTTAAAGCCAAGAACAAGGGGCTGGGCTACATCGAATACTTCACGCCCAACTACAAGAAAGCCGGAAAGGTGAAGGTCTCCATTCCCTCCGGCAAGGTGAACGGCGTCTTCGTGGGCGGCGTGCACAAGAACAGCGACTGGAAGAAGATGCTGGAAAACTCCCCGACGGAGGTCATCGACATTGTGGGCAGCCGCGTCCACCTGGTGTACCCGGTGGAGGAACTCAGGCAGGTCTGCCCGGACAAGGGTGAGGAACTGATCGCCCTGTATGACAGGATCATCGGCATGGAACAGCAGATCATGGGACTGTACAAGTACAAGATGCTTCCCAAGAACAGAATGTTCGGGCGCGTAATCTGGCAGGGATTCATGCATGCGGACGGCACGGGCGCGGCCTTCCACAACGGAACGATGAAGGAAGTAGCCAATCCGGACAAGATTCCCGGCAGCGCCTGGGGCATCGCCCACGAATTCGGCCATGTCAACCAGGTGCGGCCCGCCATGAAATGGGTCTCTACCGGGGAAGTGACCAACAACATTTATTCCGCCTATGTGAACTACATGCTGAACCCCACCAGCATGCGCCTGGAGCACGAACGGATCAACGGGGGCGACGGCAACATGATCGGCGGCCGTTTCAACGCCTATCTGAACAACGGCATCGTGAAAGGGGAAAACTGGCTCATCCAGGCCGGGCCGGACAAGCGTTCCGGCGGCGACAACCGCCCGATGGTGCATGACCACTTTGTGAAACTGGCCCCCCTGTGGCAGCTGGAGCTTTACTTCAAGGTGGCCGGCAAGGGGAATCCGGACTTTTATCCGGACATCTTCTACAAGGCCATCAAGATGGACACCGCGGGCAAGAAGGATGGCGAACTCCAGCTGGCGTTCATGAAAAACGCGTGCGACGTTTCCAAACAGGACCTGACGGACTTCTTCCGGAAAACCGGGATGCTCAAGCCCATTGACCAGGAACTGGACGACTACACCTGCGCCCGCATGACCATTACGGAGGCGGATTGCAGGAATCTGGTCGCCTACGCCAGGAAGTACAAAAAGCCGGAAAGCCCGGTTATCTACTACATCTCCGTCAACAGCGTGGAAGCCTACAAAAACCGTCTTGCGGTCCGCGGTTCCTACAACCAGGGCATCACGGAGCAGGGCAACCGCCGTATCATTTCCCATGACGTGTGGAAAAACGTCGTCGTATTTGAAACCTACAAGGATAATGAACTGGTCCGCGCGACGATGGTCGGCACGGACTCCAAGGACAATTCCTCCACAACGGTGACGTATCCGGAAGGCTCTACCAGGATTGAAGCTGTCTCCTGGGACGGCAAGCGCACCCTGGTGTATGGAAAGAGGCCTGCCAAATAA
- the htpG gene encoding molecular chaperone HtpG, with protein sequence MNTETHQFQAEVRQLLDIVINALYSDREIFVRELVSNASDALEKLRVKQLTDSNIYQPDKPLEISITTDKDNKTITIADTGIGMTEADLVENLGTIAHSGTKKFLEALKQKQEGGTDLIGQFGVGFYSSFMVAEQVEVFTHSHEPEAASLRWVSEGREGYSIETLDEPLDRGTRIVIHLKEEYAEFSQDYRVKELLRRYSNFVAFPINFNGEHINTVQAIWSKSKSDVKPEEYDEFYQFISHTDEKPLSYMHFSADAPIMLHSLLFIPRRNPEMFGFGRVDPNVSLYCKRVLIDAKPEGLLPDWLRFLNGVVDSEDLPLNISREMLQDNSLVRKISDIITKRFIKHLDKLAKDEKETYKEFYAQFSRYLKEGVVTSWPNKESLGKLLRFESTATDPGETTSFEEYITRMKEGQTAIYALTGPSRAHLENSPYLEAFKARGYEVAFFTDHGDEFVLDSLSSVDAKPVTMIDRADVELPELETEQKDALPQEEATALEEWLKELYPDKFSKVTLGKRLISGPAVALQSGNDMGPEMRAYMKAMGQEVPENHPQLELNPSNPLVKKLSALRTENPELAQMVADQIANTALLRAGMLDDPAVLAQSSQTLMEQLLLK encoded by the coding sequence ATGAATACAGAAACACATCAATTTCAGGCGGAAGTCCGGCAGCTGCTGGACATTGTCATCAATGCCCTGTACAGCGACCGCGAGATTTTCGTCAGGGAACTCGTCTCCAACGCTTCGGACGCCCTGGAAAAACTGCGCGTGAAACAGTTGACGGACTCCAACATCTACCAGCCGGACAAGCCGCTGGAAATCAGCATCACCACGGACAAGGACAACAAGACCATCACCATCGCGGACACCGGCATCGGCATGACGGAAGCGGACCTGGTGGAGAACCTCGGCACCATCGCGCACTCCGGCACCAAGAAGTTCCTGGAGGCGCTGAAGCAGAAGCAGGAAGGCGGAACCGACCTGATCGGCCAGTTCGGCGTGGGGTTCTACAGCTCCTTCATGGTGGCGGAACAGGTGGAAGTGTTCACGCATTCCCATGAACCGGAAGCCGCCTCCCTCCGCTGGGTCTCCGAAGGCCGGGAGGGCTATTCCATTGAAACGCTGGACGAGCCCCTGGACCGCGGCACTCGCATCGTCATCCACCTGAAGGAGGAATACGCGGAGTTCTCCCAGGATTACCGCGTGAAGGAACTGCTCCGCCGTTATTCCAACTTCGTGGCCTTCCCGATCAACTTCAACGGGGAACACATCAACACCGTGCAGGCCATCTGGTCCAAGTCCAAATCCGACGTGAAGCCGGAGGAATACGACGAGTTTTACCAGTTCATCTCCCACACGGACGAGAAGCCCCTCTCCTACATGCATTTCAGCGCGGACGCGCCCATCATGCTCCATTCCCTGCTCTTCATTCCGCGGCGGAATCCGGAAATGTTCGGCTTCGGCCGCGTGGACCCCAACGTGTCCCTGTACTGCAAGCGCGTGCTGATCGACGCGAAGCCGGAAGGGCTGCTGCCCGACTGGCTGCGCTTCCTGAACGGCGTGGTGGACAGCGAAGACCTGCCCCTGAATATCTCCCGCGAAATGCTCCAGGACAATTCCCTGGTGCGCAAGATCAGCGACATCATCACCAAGCGCTTCATCAAGCATCTGGATAAGCTCGCCAAGGACGAGAAGGAAACCTACAAGGAATTCTACGCCCAGTTCTCCCGCTACCTGAAGGAAGGTGTGGTGACCTCCTGGCCGAACAAGGAATCCCTGGGCAAGCTGCTCCGGTTTGAATCCACCGCCACGGATCCGGGGGAAACGACCTCCTTCGAGGAATACATCACCCGCATGAAGGAAGGCCAGACGGCCATTTACGCCCTGACCGGCCCCTCCCGCGCCCATCTGGAAAACAGCCCGTATCTGGAAGCCTTCAAGGCGCGCGGTTATGAAGTGGCCTTCTTCACGGACCATGGGGACGAATTCGTACTGGATTCCCTGTCCAGCGTGGACGCCAAGCCCGTCACGATGATCGACCGCGCGGACGTGGAACTCCCGGAACTGGAAACGGAACAGAAGGACGCCCTGCCGCAGGAGGAAGCCACCGCCCTGGAGGAATGGCTGAAAGAACTTTACCCGGACAAGTTCTCCAAGGTCACCCTGGGCAAGCGCCTGATCAGCGGTCCCGCCGTGGCCCTGCAGAGCGGCAACGACATGGGGCCGGAAATGAGAGCGTACATGAAGGCCATGGGGCAGGAAGTTCCGGAAAACCATCCCCAGCTTGAATTGAACCCCTCCAATCCCCTGGTCAAGAAGCTTTCCGCCCTGCGGACGGAGAATCCGGAACTGGCCCAGATGGTCGCGGACCAGATCGCGAACACGGCCCTGCTCCGCGCCGGCATGCTGGACGACCCCGCCGTGCTCGCCCAGTCCTCCCAGACGCTGATGGAACAGCTTCTGCTGAAGTAA